Part of the Magnetococcales bacterium genome, CCCCAGGCCGGGGTCAAAACGAGAAAACTCCCCGCAAGCACGGCCCGAAAGATTGTGCCACAGGAGAGCATCCTGAATGGGGCAGAGAAGGTGGTCACTTGGCGCATAACTCTTCTCCCACAAACCTTTCGATCTCGGCAAGACGCACCTGCTGTTCAAACTGGGCCTTGATCAGGTCGATCTGAAATTTTTTCAGGCGTTGGATCGTATCCAGGACGGTGGTGGCGTCGGCATTGCCGTTTTCATACCCCTTCAGGGCCGCTTGCAGGGCGATGCGTGCCTGGGGCAGCAGACTCTCCCGGGTCACTTTTTCCACCTGTTGGGTCTCCTCCAGACTGAGCAAGGCCTCGCGCAATCCGGCTTCCACCTGGAGGTGTTCGGCGTGCAGGCGTTCCTGGGCGGCTTGTTTTTTCAGCAGGGCATCCCGTTCCTGGGCTTTGAGGGGTTCCCACTGCAAGGGTACACGGACGGCCAGCATCGCCTCAAAGCCATCCTGCATCTCCGCGTTGCGGCGATTGACCAGGCCAACGCCCATGTCCAGGTCGGGAAACCAGTTTTTCTTTGCCAAACGGATATTCTCCGTGGCGGCTTCCAGGCGGGCCTGTCCCATGCGCAGGGCAGGGTTGGCGGCCAGGCCGCACTCCAGGAGTTTGTGGTAGTCCAGGGTGGTGGCTGGCGGCAGAGGACGCAATTGCGGGTGTTCGACCAGCAGGGCATCCGGGGGGCGGTTGACCAGGGCGTTTAAGCGAGCGCGGATGCGGTGGCGCTCTTTTTCCAGACGAATCAAATCCGCAGACATGGCGCCGCGTTCCGCCTCGGCGGATGTGGCCTCCTGCTGTCCGCTCACGCCGTTGGCATAACGCAAACGGGCAAACTCGACCAGGGCACGGAGGATTTGAATCAACTCGTTGGTTTGATCCATAGTGAGGTGAACACGGTGATAATCCGCATAGGTCATTTTGACCTTCATGAGCACGTTGGCCACCTTGTCCGCATGTTGGCCTTCGGCTTCCCGGTTTTCGGCAGCGGCGATCTCTCGCTTGATGCCCCGCTTGCCCCACCAGGGGATCTCCTGTTGGAAGAGATATTTATATGTTGCCGAACGGCCAGGGAGGCCGCGAGCGTTTTCCGAGATGTCATCCAGCGTCAGCTGGAATTTTGGGTCCGGCAGGGCATCGGACCCTTGAACCCGGGCTTGGGCTGCTTCTGTCTCCAGAGATGCCGCTGCCAACTCCGGATTCATGGCGCGGGCACGGATCAGCAACTCTTCCACAGAGGCGCCGACCCGTTCGTTGGAGGTGTTCTCCCCGGCCCGAGCCGGATGGGCGGGTCCAATCAGGAACACCGCCAGGAGAAGCCAGGGAACGAGAGATCCTCCGACCAGATTTTTCATGACAGGCCGTTTGTTGGTCTTAAAGAGTGGCATAACATGGCAGCCATGTAGCATATCGATTTGTCATTTTGTCAAGGGGCCGCCATATGGTCATGAGACGCATGGCGCCGGTGGAAAGATCGTGGTAAGGAGATTCGAGCGGATGACGACGATCACCCAGATCGGAAAAATCAAAATCAGTGTTTATGCCGACGACCATAACCTGCCCCATTTCCATGTGGCGTCTCCGGAAGCAGATGCCATCGTTTGCATCAGGGATATGGTCGTCATGGGGGGAGATGAGGCCCATGCCCACGTTAACGCCGCTATCGAATGGGCCAAAAGGCATCGCGAAAAAATCGCCCTGGCCTGGATCGACATGAACGGATAAGGAGATTGCCATGCAGGCCCACCGCGTTGAATCCGTACACGCCATTCCCGGCACGCTTACCCTTGTCGTGAAATGGCGAAATGGTGTGGAAGATGCCGTTGATATGACGCCGATCATTCAGAGATCGGCTCCGTTGCGTCACCTGGAAAATCCTGATCTGTTTTCCGAGGTCGAAGTGATCGATTGGGGTTGCGCCGTGGGTTGGCGCGGCGACTTGGGATACGGCGCCGATACTCTCCATGAGCAGATCCGTCAGCAAAACATGAAAGTCGCTGGATGAACGCCGAGGACGGCGCCCCGGTGGGGTCCGGGGCGAAGCCCTGACAAAGGCTTTCATGTCCAGGTTTTTCTTGAAAGGGCGCCGACTTGAGAGTGTGTGGTGGGAAGATTCAACGATCACTACCCGACAAGTGGGCGGCCCAGTTTTTAAAAAACGTCTGCGCAAAAGCGTAGCTGTCGGGTGTCCCAAAGTCGATAAACGGGTAAGTGTCCACCATGGCGGCCAGGGAGCCGGGGGCCATGGCGTGCAAAATGTCTTTCTCCAGAGACGACCCGGCATGGGCGGCAATACGCCGCAACATGGCAGGCTCCATAAGGATGAGACCGGCATAGATGGATCCGGTTCCCTGGCGAGACGGATCTTTTTCGAGAAAGTGTTGCAGCCGGTTGTCGGCGTCAATGCTGACCGAACCGTAGCGGCTCACGTCCGGGACTTGGGTACAAAGGAGGGTTGCTTCGGTTTTTGCCGCCACGTGGGTGGCGTGGAACCGACACAGATTGGCCCCGACAAAAGTGTCCCCGTTGACCAGCAGGACGCGGCGGTCCCGCAGGTGGGGCATGGCATGCCGCAGGGCGCCTGCGGTTCCCAAGGGTTCGGGTTCGATGACCGGCCACATCTCAAGGCCAGGAGGCCCGGGATGGTTGGCCAAATACTCCTGAATGGCCCCGGCGCGGTGCCCCAGGCAGAGCACCACGCGCCGGGCGCCGAAAAACATCAGCCACTCCAGGAGGTACTCCAGGAATGGTCGATCGGCCAGCGGAGCCAGCAGTTTCGGCGTCTGGCCCAAGACACCCCGGACACGGGTGCCCAGGCCGCCCGCCAATACAGCGACCGTGACCGGTTGCAAGCAGTTTGACCGCACCTCAGTCATGGCCTTTGTGTCGGTTAAACGTTGCTGTAACGGGTGTTGCGCAGCATGGTGTACCCCTTGATCAGCTCCTGAATACCCAGATCCAGGCCGTGGGCCGGTTTGAAGCCGGTGGCCTCGATTTTATCGTTGGAGACGATATAGTCCCGTTTGTCTGGATCTTCCCCGATGGGGGCGTCCATGGCGACAAAATGGGGCAGATGGGCCTGGATGCGGGTGCAGAGTTCACGTTTGGAGAGGTTGGCATCGGAGAGGCCAACGTTGTAGATCTCACCCTTCATGTCCGAAAATTTGCCCAAGGCATGAAGGAAGACCCGGGTCACGTCACGGACATGGATGTAGTTGCGTTTGAAGTGCGATTCAAACAACACCACGGCCCGGTCGTGGACGGCGCGGTAGACAAAGTCGTTGACCAGCAGATCGATGCGCATGCGTGGGGACATGCCGAAGACGGTGGCCAGGCGGAAACTGATGGCGTTGGGATGTTGCATCATGGCCTCTTCGGCCTCCACCTTGACGCGGCCATAGAGGGAGATGGGCCGCAGGGGGGATTTTTCATCGCAGTGTTTGCCGGCCTCGCCGATGCCGTAGCCGGAGTTGCTGACCGGCATCAGCACCCGTTGTTGCGGACTCAACATTTTGCACAACATGACGACGGCGTCACGGTTGATCGAGACGGTGCCGATTTCATCTCGCGAGCAGAGGGGAGCGCCCACCAGGGCGGCAAGGGGGATCACCACGTCCGCCTTTTTGATCAGATCGGCCATGATGCGCTGGTCCCGGCAATCGCCCCGGACGATCTGAAAATCCGGGTTGGCGCACACATGGGCCAAAGAGTTTTGCTGAAAGATGAAGCTGTCCAAAACGGTGACCCGGTGGCCGGCGGCCAAAAACTCCGGAACCATGGTGGAACCCAGGTAACCGGCTCCACCTGTTATCAGAATCGAATGTTTTTCCGTCATGATCGGGTAGCTCCCTTGTGCAATGCAGTTCATAAACATGAAACTTTTCAGAAAGATGAAGCAGAAACAGGTGTGGGGGGCAAGGTAGAGGGGGGGGGCATGGCCCACAGCGAACTTTGCCAATCCAGCATGGGTAAAAAATTGTCCGAATTTTGATAATCGACGGAAAATTCATCTGAATTATAATAGGATTGTTTTTCTTTCTCAACAACAAGTCGAAATTGCACAGGCAACATATCCTTCGTCACCTTTCTGTCTTTGAGAAATCTCAGCAATTTTTCATCCTTTAAAAACGGCACAACCAAAAAGTTCGTCTTTCCGGTTGACATGAAATAATTCACTGAAACAATATTGTCATCTTTGAATTTAAAATCAATATAATTTCTTGGTGGTTTATATAAAAAACTAACAACCTTACCGAGCTTACTGTATTTCCCATTAATTTTCATTCTAGAAAAACTGTTTTCTTTATAGATTATCGGCACCCACTCGCCAAGTCTGAATTTTTTTCCTATAACAGTGTCGTTAAATTTAAACGCATCGGCCATATGCTGGTCTTCACGTCTTCTCAAGAGAATAATTCTGTTTTCGATCACAACAGGAAAATAGCGCAATAATATCTCAACAAAAGCCAGATTGTCTTGCATGACGGGTGTGGCATCAGGCAGCATGACAAACTTGGTGGCCGTGCGTGCAGAGACAAAAAATTTTCTATTCATTTCCAATATATGTTCGTTAGTAGCCGCGAAAGCTATCGGCATGGGGCGTGGATGGTAATTTAGGTCACCCAATAGGGGAATACCAGGGTTGGAACCAAAAAAATCCACCGTTGCTTGACCGACAGTTTTGATAATTGTGGGGATAGAAGCCTTAACATTCTCGGCGCTTTCTTGGTATTTGACGCCCTGCTTGTTCATATTGCGCCGTAAATCCAAGACAAAACTAATGTTATTAATGGCGCGGTCAACAATAACATACCTGAAACCCTCTGATACTCTTATCGTGTGGTTTGGTAAGTCAATAGACATGCTATAAACGAACCCAATTGTTATCACAATAAAAAATTGACCGAAATGATATCGTGTCACCCAAGATATATCATGCCGCACCTTGTTATGGGTTGCGGTCGGCGACGAACAGCCAGGACTATCGACACAGGTATCTGGTGATTGTTTTACAGGATACGTCGCAGTCCGAAAATAACGCATAATTTTATTTTTTGTGTTGGTTAACTCATTAGAGTATCCTAGTAAAATTAGCGGAAACAAGGCCAATATGGGCCGGAAAAAGACCTGCATATGTTGGCCATCGGCCCTGACAAAACCATGCTTCCACATGGCAAAGAAGATAAATGTTTGTGATAATATCATGCCAAGACGAAACTTATTCGAGATTAAATCGCCAAGTCGCAGTATAATGTTCAGTAAAATAACGGCCCATACGGACATGGCGCCCCAGAAATATAAAGGTTTTTCGTATCGCGCTGCAAATTCATTGTATCCATCTGTAAATAAAAATATTGACATCATGTAGCGTGGGAGAGTGTCTAATGTTTGAGCAGAGGAAATCCAAAAAAATATAAAAGATGCAAAAAATACTGAACACAGAATGAATGTCTCAGCGAATCTTTTTTCCGAGATACGTAACAAAAACAAACTGACAACGAGAATCAAAACAATGACGCTGTACATTGTTTTCGCCATCATTAATATCGATAAATTAATCATCAAAAATATTTCAAATATGGAAACCGATTCGGAGAGAATCGTCTTTTTCTTGGCTGTTGAAAAGAGGTATTGTGCAGATAATACCAAAAAAACATAACTGCCGCCTGTTAACAAAAATCCACCCCAGGTAAGGCTGGTCAACAGAATAACAACAAAGTGGACTGTGCGCCCTGTTTGTGAGGAGATGTCATGGGATGCAAAAAAAATCATGCGAATTGTCAATAATAAGTTAATAAAAGTATAAATAATTTTTTGATATTCATATAATCCCGTATAAATATTGGGGTAATTTAATAACCCAAGGGGACCAATGTTTTGAATGACCTGCACACCAAATTGGTAACCTTTTTTCAGATAAAATTCGTAGCTTAACTGGCTACCCAGATCATGCTGGGCGGTTGGGATATCGAACGGAAAGGCCATGTTGATCGACAAGATCAGCACAGTGTACAACGCGACGCACGCCCACGAGTATGTTTTAGTTGATAAAATACTCGAATAACCGGAATGATCCGGGCGGGGTTGTGCCATTGATTGCATTGACTGCCTTGTCATACCCTGTTGCGCGTCGCATACGCCCACCCGGCGTTCGCACGGCGTCGCGACACATTTTCCCTGATCTGAAGAGGAAACCAGCGGGACGCGGGGGGGATCTATTTTATCTCTGTCATGCTGTCACGCGGGGAGAGAATCGGGTTGGTCACGGGCCAATAGATGCCAAACCGTGGGTCGTCCCAACGGTAGGTGAATTGACTGGGGCGATCGTAGTAGGTGGTTTGTTTGTAGTTGAAGATGGAAAATTCGCTGAGGATCAGATGTGAGGTGCCATGCCAGGGCGGAATCAGCACCTGCCGCCGGTTGACACTCGACAGGGTGAAGGGAACCCACTGACCGAACAGGGGGGAGTTGGGGTCGCAGTTCACCACCACCAGATAGAAGCGGCCATAGGGGCAGGAGACCAGTTTCCAGGTTTCGCCATCGCCGTGGATGCCGCGCAGCACGTGCAGGTGGGAGGAGGAGAGATCATCCTGGACAAAATCCATGGTGATGCCGGCGGCGTGATACGCCTCCCGGTTGTAGGTCTCGACATAATAGCCCCGAAAATCTTCGAAGACGGTCAACGGGTGGATCAACAGCACGCCGGGCAGTTTGGTTTTTTCGACTCTGAGTGGTGACGACATGGGCTCCTCTCTGGCCTGTTGGCAGGGCGGCAGGTCACTGTTGCAAACAGCGACCCACGTTTTCGGCAATAACCTGGGCGTCGCAGCCGTTTAATTGATAGAGGTACTCCCGGTTGCCAAATTTTGACATGTATTCATCCTGGAAGCCGAAGGAGAGCATTTTTTGCGACAGGCCATGCCGATGATGCACGGATCGAAGCAAAGCATCCAGACCACCCTTGTCGGTGAACCCCTCTTCCATGGTGATGATGTGATGGCAACCGGCCAGGGCCTGGACCAGTTTTTCCTCGGCGACAGGTTTCAGCAGGAAGAGGTCGATGACGCCGACCTGACCCGGTGCAAAGCGGGCGGCGACCTCCAGGGCGATACGGGTCATGTGGCCCGTGGCGACGAGCATCACCTGTTGGCCCGGGCGCAAGGTACAAAATCCCTCTTTGGCTGGCAGCGGTCGTTCGGCGGAGTAGATAGCGGGAAAGGCCTTGCCATCCAGGCGGATATATTTGGGCTTGGGCACTTCCAGGGCATAATCCAGGAAGTCGGCGGCTCCGTACCAGTCGCAGGGGGAGAAGAGGTGAACGTTGGGCAGGGCGCGAAATGTGGTGAGATCTTCCAGACAGTGGTGGGTGGGACCGGAAACGTCATAGCTCACCCCGCCGCCCACGCCGATCAGGTTGACATTGAGCGGATGGTGCTGGGCCATCAAGGCCAGATCGATGCGGATCTGCTCAAAGGCGCGCAAGAAAAACGGCGCAATGGCATAGGCAAAAACCTTGAACCCCTCCAGGGCAAGGCCCGTCGCCACGTTGACCATGTTTTGCTCGGCAATGCCGACGTTGATGAACCGGTCGGCAAAGTCGGCGCGCACATGGTCCAGAATGGGGGCTCCCATGTCGGCGGAGAGAAAAAAAATATCTTCATCGGTGCGCATGCGGTGATAGATGCGTTCGATCAGCGAATCCCGCATGGTTTTCCGAACGTCGGCGCTCATGGCAACTCCCCGAGGATGCGATCCACTTCCTCTTCCTTGAAGACTTTGACGTGACACAGGGGATCCCTCTCCAACTCCGGGACGCCCCGTCCTTTGACTGTATCCGCGACCAGGGCCTGGGGTTTGCCAGGGGGGTGTTGCACCATGTCGCGCAGACGCTCCTGGATGGCCCCCACATCGTGACCGGCGACTGTTTCGACATGCCAGCCAAACTGACGCAGTTTTTCAGGAAAGGGCGCCAGCCCAAGGATATCGACCTGGCGTCCCAGCATGGAGACCTTGTTGTCATCCAGGATCATGATCAGGTTATCCAGGCGATGGAAACCGGCAAACATGACGGCTTCCCAGATGGCGCCGGAGTTCATTTCGCCATCGCCGGTGAGGACAAAGACCTTGCGGGTGGAGCGGCGTTTGCGCAACGCCAGGGCCATGCCGCAGCCGACCCCCAGCCCATGTCCCAGGGAGCCGTTGGTGGTTTCGATGCCGGGGACGATCGCCTCGGGGATGACACCCAGGATGGACTCCGGCTTGGCGATGCGTTCCAGCTCCTCGCGTGGAATGTACCCACGGTCGGCGAGAATGGGATAGAAGGAGATGCAACCATGCCCCTTGCTCAGGATGAGCCGGTCCCGATCCGCCCAATGGGGATGGGCCGGGTCGTGGCGTATCACCCCGCCGTAGTAGAGGGCGCAGAGGATTTCGACGCACGAGAGGGAGGAGGCCAAACGGGTGCCGGGGGCCAGTTTGTGCAGGCGCACCGTCTCGCGCCGGACCCAACGGGACTTCTCTTGCAAATATTCCAGGGAGTCGTTCATGTATGCTCCAGGAGTTGGCGTCGCAGGGGAATGGCCGTGACGCTGCGGAGATGGTCGAGGGTTTCCTGACCAAATCGGTCCCGCACCAGATCCAGATAGGGGGGATGGTTGAAGTAGGTCTGGAACGCCTTGTCACGAAAGGCCAGAATGTCGGCTGCCGACAGATGGTCATTGGCCAGGGGCCGGGTTTCGTAGGCGTGCTGCGAATAGAAATGCCATTTTTCGGGCAGGGCGAGCCCCTTTTCCACGGCCATTTTGTAAAGGGCGGAGCCCGGATAGGCCATGGCCGAGTAGAGGTTGGCGAATTCGGTGTTCAATTCCAGGGCCAGATCCAGGGTGGCCTGCATGCGTTCGTGGGTGTCTTCCGGCAGGCCGAACATGTAATTGCCCATCACGTGGATGCCGGCGCTCTGGATGCGGCGGACGGTCTGGATGATCTCCTGGTCCTGGAGGGTTTTTTCGGCGCCGTCGCGGACATAGGCACTGGCGCTTTCAATCCCGAGGGCGAGCCAGCGAAAACCGGCCTGGCGCAGCAGCCCCAGGAGTTCGTCGTACACTGTATCCACGCGGGCATAAGCCCAAATGTTGAGGTCGAACCCCCGTTCGATCAGTTTTTCGCAAATGGTCCGGACATGCCGTTTGTTGAGGACAAACATTTCGTCCACAATTTTGATGTTTTTGACGCCATGGTGCTCCACCAGGAAGGCGATTTCGCGGACCACGGTTTCCGGACTCCACATCCGGTAGGAGGGCTTGCCGAAGGGGGCGTTGATGCAGCAAAAATTGCAATGGAACGGGCACCCCAGCGAGGTGAACAGGGATGCGTAGGGGGAGCGGTTATGGATGTCGCCGAAGCAGTGCCAGTTGTGGGCGCGATAGCGCTCCATGGGGAGCAGATCCCAGGCGACGCCGGGCATCTCCGTGTCCAGATCCTGGATCAAGGGGGCATGAAAGCGGGGCGGAACGATCTTGTTTTCCGAACGCCACCAAAGGTCCGGGATGGCGGAAAAATCATGGGCCCCGGCCTGCAAGGCGCGCAGCGTATCGCGTATGGTGATAGGCCCTTCGCCACCACAGACAAAATCCACGTTCTCTTCGCGCATGGTTTGTTCCGGCAAGGCGGCGGGATGGGTGCCGGTCATCAGCACGCGGGCGTGGGGGGCGGCTTCCTTGATCAAACGGGCGATGGTGCCTGCCGAGGTCATGTTTTGCGTGGAGGCCGAAGGTTGGTAGCCGTAAACCGGCAGGACGATCAGGGTGGCGTGAAAATCTTCGACGGCAACCTGGGCCGCTGTGGCAGCGGGAACCATCATGGCCGGGGTGTCGTAGATTGCCACCCGAAAGCCCAGACGTCGCAGATAGTTGGCAAACAAACCGGCAAACACCGGAGGCTCGATGGCGCTGATCTGGTCGCCCAGGCCCTGGTAGATTTGTTTCCGGTCCCCGGGATTGATCAACAGGACATCAACTTGCTCTGACATGATCCGTTCTTTGGTCCGTCTTGGGGTGAGGCGCAACTGGAACGACACTCCGAACCGAGCACTCTAAATGTTTGGGTTCATAAAGACAATCGCCATTTTTTGTCAGGTTGCAACTGGTGGATTTATTTGGTCTCTTTTTTGTTCCAAACTTTGGCGTCAGGCTGACGGGGGTACGGCAAGCGGTTGCGCCTCTTGACAAAAACCAGAAAAAAAGGAGAATCAGCTACCGGTTTGTTGTCGTGTCGCAACCGATGCGGAGCCATCCCAGGAACAGGATATTTTCTTCATGGAATCAGTCCAAAACACAGATGCTTCTCCGGAAAAGCTTCCCTTGCTCTCCGTTGTTTTTTCGTTGCGCAACGAAGAAGATGTCTTGCACGAGCTTTTTTCCAGGCTCTACAAGACATTGGATCAGCTTAAGTTGCGCTATGAGCTGGTTTTTGTCAACGACGACTCCACGGACCGCACCCTGGAGATTCTGAAGGAGCATGCGGCAAAGGATCCACGGGTCAAAATCATCAACACCTCGCGGCGTTTTGGCGTGATTCGTTGCTTTTTGGCGGGCTTTCGTTATGCCCGGGGCGATGCGCTGGTCTACATGGATGCGGATCTACAGGATCCTCCGGAATTGATCGCCACCCTGGTCGAAAAGTGGCGCGAGGGGGCCGATGTGGTCCACACGACACGCACCAAACGCCTCGGCGAAAGCCCCATGAAGATGTGGCTGACGCGCCAAGCCTACCGCATCATCAACTTCGTGGCCGACATCAAAATACCCATCGATACCGGGAATTTCAAGCTCCTGACCCGGCGGGTTGTGGAGCAGATCCTCTCCATAGGGGAACAGGAGCCGTTTTTGCGGGGCCTGGTGGTTTGGGTCGGTTTCAAACAGGTCTACGTTCCATATGAGCGGCAGCCCCGCTACTCTGGAGAGACCCATTATCCCCTTTTTGGCAGCATCAATCCGACCCGCTCTTTTGTCACGGGCGTGATCTCCTTTTCCTCGGCGCCGCTCTATTTTGCCCTGGTCATGGGGTTGATGGTCTCCGCGGGTTCTTTCTTCTATTTGGTCTTTGTGGTCGTGACGCGATTGTTGTACGGTTGGCACCAGCCTGGTTGGCCGGCCATGATGGTAACCATGCTGTTTTTGGGTGGGACGATTTTGTTCACGATTGGCGTGTTAGGCCTGTATGTCGGTAAGATATACAACCACATCAAGGGCCGGCCACTTGTGGTCATCGAGAGCACCGTTGGCGTGGAGGATGGTTTCCGCATTGAACCACGCCCCGGGCCGTGAGGGGTGGCTTCCCGGTCGGTTGCACGGGGGTGGAAGTGGAAGATGCTCCGGGAGTGACGCTTCTGGCCCGGCAGGGGGTGTATGAAAACAGCCGGTTCCATGTACATGCCGATCGGATTCGCGACGGTTTGGGGCGGGAGGTGGCTGATTTTTTGGTGGTAGCGCCCAAGGCCAGGGGGCGGGAGGGCGTCTCGGGTTGTGTGGTCTTGCCCGTGGTGGCGGGTCGTTTTGTCCTGTTGCGCATCTTCCGGCACCCCGT contains:
- a CDS encoding TolC family protein, which produces MPLFKTNKRPVMKNLVGGSLVPWLLLAVFLIGPAHPARAGENTSNERVGASVEELLIRARAMNPELAAASLETEAAQARVQGSDALPDPKFQLTLDDISENARGLPGRSATYKYLFQQEIPWWGKRGIKREIAAAENREAEGQHADKVANVLMKVKMTYADYHRVHLTMDQTNELIQILRALVEFARLRYANGVSGQQEATSAEAERGAMSADLIRLEKERHRIRARLNALVNRPPDALLVEHPQLRPLPPATTLDYHKLLECGLAANPALRMGQARLEAATENIRLAKKNWFPDLDMGVGLVNRRNAEMQDGFEAMLAVRVPLQWEPLKAQERDALLKKQAAQERLHAEHLQVEAGLREALLSLEETQQVEKVTRESLLPQARIALQAALKGYENGNADATTVLDTIQRLKKFQIDLIKAQFEQQVRLAEIERFVGEELCAK
- a CDS encoding DUF4160 domain-containing protein, whose protein sequence is MTTITQIGKIKISVYADDHNLPHFHVASPEADAIVCIRDMVVMGGDEAHAHVNAAIEWAKRHREKIALAWIDMNG
- a CDS encoding DUF2442 domain-containing protein, giving the protein MQAHRVESVHAIPGTLTLVVKWRNGVEDAVDMTPIIQRSAPLRHLENPDLFSEVEVIDWGCAVGWRGDLGYGADTLHEQIRQQNMKVAG
- a CDS encoding NTP transferase domain-containing protein, encoding MQPVTVAVLAGGLGTRVRGVLGQTPKLLAPLADRPFLEYLLEWLMFFGARRVVLCLGHRAGAIQEYLANHPGPPGLEMWPVIEPEPLGTAGALRHAMPHLRDRRVLLVNGDTFVGANLCRFHATHVAAKTEATLLCTQVPDVSRYGSVSIDADNRLQHFLEKDPSRQGTGSIYAGLILMEPAMLRRIAAHAGSSLEKDILHAMAPGSLAAMVDTYPFIDFGTPDSYAFAQTFFKNWAAHLSGSDR
- a CDS encoding SDR family oxidoreductase; the encoded protein is MTEKHSILITGGAGYLGSTMVPEFLAAGHRVTVLDSFIFQQNSLAHVCANPDFQIVRGDCRDQRIMADLIKKADVVIPLAALVGAPLCSRDEIGTVSINRDAVVMLCKMLSPQQRVLMPVSNSGYGIGEAGKHCDEKSPLRPISLYGRVKVEAEEAMMQHPNAISFRLATVFGMSPRMRIDLLVNDFVYRAVHDRAVVLFESHFKRNYIHVRDVTRVFLHALGKFSDMKGEIYNVGLSDANLSKRELCTRIQAHLPHFVAMDAPIGEDPDKRDYIVSNDKIEATGFKPAHGLDLGIQELIKGYTMLRNTRYSNV
- a CDS encoding dTDP-4-dehydrorhamnose 3,5-epimerase family protein, with the protein product MSSPLRVEKTKLPGVLLIHPLTVFEDFRGYYVETYNREAYHAAGITMDFVQDDLSSSHLHVLRGIHGDGETWKLVSCPYGRFYLVVVNCDPNSPLFGQWVPFTLSSVNRRQVLIPPWHGTSHLILSEFSIFNYKQTTYYDRPSQFTYRWDDPRFGIYWPVTNPILSPRDSMTEIK
- a CDS encoding transketolase gives rise to the protein MSADVRKTMRDSLIERIYHRMRTDEDIFFLSADMGAPILDHVRADFADRFINVGIAEQNMVNVATGLALEGFKVFAYAIAPFFLRAFEQIRIDLALMAQHHPLNVNLIGVGGGVSYDVSGPTHHCLEDLTTFRALPNVHLFSPCDWYGAADFLDYALEVPKPKYIRLDGKAFPAIYSAERPLPAKEGFCTLRPGQQVMLVATGHMTRIALEVAARFAPGQVGVIDLFLLKPVAEEKLVQALAGCHHIITMEEGFTDKGGLDALLRSVHHRHGLSQKMLSFGFQDEYMSKFGNREYLYQLNGCDAQVIAENVGRCLQQ
- a CDS encoding transketolase, with product MNDSLEYLQEKSRWVRRETVRLHKLAPGTRLASSLSCVEILCALYYGGVIRHDPAHPHWADRDRLILSKGHGCISFYPILADRGYIPREELERIAKPESILGVIPEAIVPGIETTNGSLGHGLGVGCGMALALRKRRSTRKVFVLTGDGEMNSGAIWEAVMFAGFHRLDNLIMILDDNKVSMLGRQVDILGLAPFPEKLRQFGWHVETVAGHDVGAIQERLRDMVQHPPGKPQALVADTVKGRGVPELERDPLCHVKVFKEEEVDRILGELP
- a CDS encoding cobalamin-dependent protein (Presence of a B(12) (cobalamin)-binding domain implies dependence on cobalamin itself, in one of its several forms, or in some unusual lineages, dependence on a cobalamin-like analog.) translates to MSEQVDVLLINPGDRKQIYQGLGDQISAIEPPVFAGLFANYLRRLGFRVAIYDTPAMMVPAATAAQVAVEDFHATLIVLPVYGYQPSASTQNMTSAGTIARLIKEAAPHARVLMTGTHPAALPEQTMREENVDFVCGGEGPITIRDTLRALQAGAHDFSAIPDLWWRSENKIVPPRFHAPLIQDLDTEMPGVAWDLLPMERYRAHNWHCFGDIHNRSPYASLFTSLGCPFHCNFCCINAPFGKPSYRMWSPETVVREIAFLVEHHGVKNIKIVDEMFVLNKRHVRTICEKLIERGFDLNIWAYARVDTVYDELLGLLRQAGFRWLALGIESASAYVRDGAEKTLQDQEIIQTVRRIQSAGIHVMGNYMFGLPEDTHERMQATLDLALELNTEFANLYSAMAYPGSALYKMAVEKGLALPEKWHFYSQHAYETRPLANDHLSAADILAFRDKAFQTYFNHPPYLDLVRDRFGQETLDHLRSVTAIPLRRQLLEHT
- a CDS encoding glycosyltransferase family 2 protein; translation: MESVQNTDASPEKLPLLSVVFSLRNEEDVLHELFSRLYKTLDQLKLRYELVFVNDDSTDRTLEILKEHAAKDPRVKIINTSRRFGVIRCFLAGFRYARGDALVYMDADLQDPPELIATLVEKWREGADVVHTTRTKRLGESPMKMWLTRQAYRIINFVADIKIPIDTGNFKLLTRRVVEQILSIGEQEPFLRGLVVWVGFKQVYVPYERQPRYSGETHYPLFGSINPTRSFVTGVISFSSAPLYFALVMGLMVSAGSFFYLVFVVVTRLLYGWHQPGWPAMMVTMLFLGGTILFTIGVLGLYVGKIYNHIKGRPLVVIESTVGVEDGFRIEPRPGP